The sequence below is a genomic window from Methanomicrobia archaeon.
ATCTGAGCACGGCAGGGTTCCGACCCTTAACGACCGCTAAATAGCGCGCCAGATGTTCCGCATACAAGCAGCCACCAGGCTCCAATCCGATAACGCATAACGGTTGGTTTTCTAACAGACCGTCTAACTGCTCTCCGATTCGGTCAACAAATGCGCCCTGCGGGGTGGCCCAGTACGCGCGATAATCACGCTGTTTCACCTCGTCGAGCTCTTGCCTCATCAAGCGGAACGCGTCGAGATCTTTGCGTTTAATGAAGTAGAGAATGCCTTGCTTTTCGGCGTGCAACTCACCGTAGCGAATCCAGCGCTTCACGCTCTCGGGATGCACACCCACGATCCTGGCGGCTTCCAAGACGGTTACCTCTGGTTCCATGGTGCTCATCTAATTGTAAATAAGCAACAACAGTTAAGTTGTTTTGATAAAAAAAGAAGCTAAACTAGCCGTTGTTCGGAAACCTACGTATCTCTAGCTTTGAAAGTTCATGCTCCTATTCAACCACCATCTCAGGAATTCATCAGCAGGAGGGGATAG
It includes:
- a CDS encoding helix-turn-helix domain-containing protein, coding for MSTMEPEVTVLEAARIVGVHPESVKRWIRYGELHAEKQGILYFIKRKDLDAFRLMRQELDEVKQRDYRAYWATPQGAFVDRIGEQLDGLLENQPLCVIGLEPGGCLYAEHLARYLAVVKGRNPAVLRLPTGDTAEIEATIRAAKEKLKGRKLLLVDDDTCTGDTYKTVTSILFTLARELGFEEFFIKDLAEYFEIIVSPFLTGQIEDFELVQAAKRIPLAVYTDNKAIASFFVRRPHIKHNF